One genomic segment of Centropristis striata isolate RG_2023a ecotype Rhode Island chromosome 13, C.striata_1.0, whole genome shotgun sequence includes these proteins:
- the tmem98 gene encoding transmembrane protein 98, with product METVVIVAIGVLATIFLASFVALVVVCRHRYCHPHDLLHHFDSKPTVDLIGAMETQSEPSELELDDVVITNPHIEAILENEDWIEDASGLVSHCISILKICHTLTEKLVALTMGSGAKVKAPASLSDIITVAKRISPRVDDVVRSMYPPLDPILLDARATALLLSVSHLVLVTRNACHMSGSMDWIDQSLNAAEDHMVVLREAALASEPDRIMFGADAQREQAI from the exons ATGGAGACGGTGGTGATTGTGGCCATCGGGGTGTTGGCCACCATTTTCCTGGCCTCCTTCGTGGCCCTGGTGGTGGTGTGCAGACACCGCTACTGCCACCCTCACGACCTGCTGCACCACTTCGACTCCAA ACCCACAGTGGATCTGATCGGCGCCATGGAGACGCAGAGCGAGCCGTCGGAGCTGGAGCTGGACGATGTGGTCATCACCAACCCACACATCGAGGCCATCCTGGAGAACGAGGACTGGATCGAGGACGCCTC TGGATTGGTCTCTCACTGCATCTCAATCCTGAAG ATCTGCCACACTCTGACTGAAAAGCTGGTTGCCTTGACGATGGGTTCAGGGGCAAAGGTCAAAGCCCCAGCCAGCCTGAGTGATATCATCACCGTGGCCAAACGCATCAGCCCGAG GGTGGACGACGTGGTCCGGTCCATGTACCCTCCTCTGGATCCAATCCTCCTGGACGCCAG ggCCACCGCTCTGCTCCTCTCAGTCAGCCACCTGGTGTTGGTCACCCGCAACGCCTGTCACATGTCCGGCAGCATGGACTGGATCGACCAGTCACTCAATGCGGCCGAGGATCACATGGTGGTTCTGCGTGAAGCGGCGCTGGCCTCCGAACCGGATCGAATCATGTTTGGAGCTGACGCACAGAGAGAACAGGCCATCTAG